The following proteins come from a genomic window of Rhodothermales bacterium:
- the nth gene encoding endonuclease III: MKANSGTEQTEKSLSRTERAERVIDGLWKVIPAPETELMYEDPFQLLIAVVLSAQCTDERVNKVTPGLFAAYPTAEAMATAEPEDVFPLIASISYPNNKSKHLVGAARMLRDVFDGQVPDRVEDLRKLPGVGQKTAQVVSAVAFGQDALAVDTHVFRVANRIGLVREDATTPARVEKQLKDLLPKETWRDAHHLLILHGRYTCTARNPSCERCTVSAWCKTWARMQQLPAPQEGLDASRGTYFCATRNHYFDDPDRVTDRSGTEQISCPRCGSMNVFLTRTGETTKRIQDYRV, from the coding sequence GGACTCTGGAAGGTAATACCCGCGCCGGAAACAGAGTTGATGTACGAGGACCCGTTCCAATTGCTCATTGCCGTGGTCCTGTCGGCGCAGTGTACGGATGAGCGGGTGAACAAGGTGACGCCGGGGCTGTTCGCGGCGTATCCGACGGCGGAAGCCATGGCCACCGCCGAGCCCGAGGACGTATTTCCGCTCATCGCATCGATATCGTATCCCAACAACAAATCGAAACATCTGGTGGGTGCGGCCCGCATGCTGCGCGACGTGTTCGACGGGCAGGTGCCTGACCGGGTCGAGGACCTCCGGAAATTGCCGGGCGTCGGCCAGAAGACAGCGCAGGTGGTCAGTGCCGTAGCGTTCGGTCAGGATGCCCTCGCAGTGGATACCCATGTCTTCCGCGTGGCCAACCGGATTGGGTTGGTGCGGGAAGATGCGACGACCCCGGCCCGCGTGGAAAAACAGCTGAAGGATCTCTTGCCGAAGGAAACCTGGCGGGATGCGCATCATCTGCTCATCTTGCATGGCCGATACACCTGCACGGCCCGGAATCCCTCCTGCGAACGGTGCACGGTTTCCGCGTGGTGCAAGACGTGGGCGCGCATGCAGCAGTTGCCGGCGCCGCAGGAAGGGCTCGATGCGAGCAGAGGGACTTATTTTTGCGCCACGCGCAACCACTATTTTGATGATCCGGACCGGGTCACGGATCGCAGCGGAACGGAACAGATATCCTGCCCGCGGTGTGGATCCATGAATGTCTTCCTGACGCGCACGGGGGAAACCACGAAGCGCATACAGGACTACCGAGTATAA